Proteins encoded within one genomic window of Amycolatopsis nigrescens CSC17Ta-90:
- a CDS encoding SRPBCC domain-containing protein: protein MTKENRTGTITRDGDIATIRFQRRLPHRVTAVWTALTDSASRRAWFGETRFAGGRVEFLPDVPDAEWISGRVLAWDPPHLLAHEWNGVARYELIPCGKSDTETDLIFTHRGAADLPAAHAFLDRLEFHLAGAPIPSWPTRYLAVQPLYPQTQ, encoded by the coding sequence ATGACCAAGGAGAACCGGACCGGCACGATCACTCGTGACGGTGACATCGCGACCATCAGGTTCCAGCGCCGGCTGCCGCACCGGGTAACCGCAGTGTGGACCGCTTTGACCGATTCGGCATCTCGGCGCGCTTGGTTCGGCGAGACCCGGTTCGCGGGCGGCCGGGTGGAGTTCCTGCCGGACGTCCCGGATGCCGAGTGGATCAGCGGCCGTGTCCTGGCCTGGGACCCGCCGCACCTGCTGGCACACGAGTGGAACGGCGTGGCGCGCTACGAACTCATCCCGTGCGGCAAGAGCGACACCGAGACCGACCTGATTTTCACCCACCGCGGCGCCGCCGACCTCCCCGCCGCACACGCCTTCCTGGACCGCCTCGAGTTCCACCTCGCCGGCGCCCCCATCCCGTCCTGGCCCACCCGCTACCTCGCCGTCCAGCCCCTCTACCCCCAAACGCAGTGA
- a CDS encoding acyl-CoA dehydrogenase has translation MGHYKSNVRDLEFNLFEVLGVQERLGKGVLEDSDEETARGALSELNNLAVGPLADSFADADRNPPVYDPKTFTVQLPESFKKSYQQLYDGEWWRLGLPNHLGGLGLPPTVQWAAAELILGANAPLFMYMAGPNFAMIVDKNGTEEQQHWAKLMIDKSWGATMVLTEPDAGSDVGAGRTKAIKQEDGSWHLDGVKRFITSAEQDLTENIMHLVLARPEGPGIETRPGTKGLSLFLVPKFHFDSETGELGARNGAYVTNVEHKMGIKASTTCELTFGQHDVPAKGWLLGEVHDGIAQMFQVIEYARMMVGTKAIATLSTGYLNALEYAKERVQGADLPNMLNKAAPRVTITHHPDVRRSLMLQKAYSEGLRAVYLYTASFQDQIWTGEGTEESLKLAERVNDLLLPIVKGVGSERATEQLVQSLQTLGGSGFLQDYPIEQYIRDAKIDSLYEGTTAIQSLDFFFRKIVRDKGQALAHVAGEITQFVESEAGNGRLKQERTLLKQALDDTQGMLGSLIGYLTASQDDPQNINKVGQHTVRLLMSAGDLLIGWQLLKHAEIAIGKLDNGAGAKDVAFYEGKVAVASFFAKSVLPELTSRRVIVEAADNDLMDIPEAAF, from the coding sequence ATGGGCCACTACAAGAGCAACGTCCGAGACCTCGAGTTCAACCTGTTCGAGGTGCTCGGCGTGCAGGAGCGCCTCGGGAAGGGCGTGCTGGAGGATTCCGACGAGGAGACCGCCCGCGGCGCGCTCTCCGAGCTGAACAACCTCGCCGTCGGTCCGTTGGCCGACTCCTTCGCCGACGCCGACCGGAACCCGCCGGTGTACGACCCCAAGACCTTCACCGTGCAGCTGCCCGAGTCGTTCAAGAAGAGCTACCAGCAGCTCTACGACGGCGAGTGGTGGCGGCTCGGGCTGCCCAACCACCTCGGCGGGCTCGGCCTGCCGCCCACCGTGCAGTGGGCCGCCGCCGAGCTGATCCTCGGCGCGAACGCCCCGCTGTTCATGTACATGGCGGGCCCGAACTTCGCGATGATCGTGGACAAGAACGGCACCGAAGAGCAGCAGCACTGGGCCAAGCTGATGATTGACAAGTCATGGGGCGCGACCATGGTGCTGACCGAGCCGGACGCCGGCTCCGACGTCGGCGCCGGGCGCACCAAGGCGATCAAGCAGGAGGACGGCTCCTGGCACCTCGACGGGGTCAAGCGGTTCATCACTTCCGCCGAGCAGGACCTGACCGAGAACATCATGCACCTGGTGCTGGCCCGCCCCGAGGGACCCGGCATCGAGACAAGGCCCGGCACCAAGGGCCTCTCGCTGTTCCTGGTGCCGAAGTTCCACTTCGACTCCGAGACCGGCGAGCTCGGTGCGCGCAACGGCGCGTACGTGACGAACGTCGAGCACAAGATGGGCATCAAGGCGTCCACCACCTGCGAGCTCACCTTCGGCCAGCACGACGTCCCGGCCAAGGGCTGGCTGCTCGGCGAGGTGCACGACGGCATCGCGCAGATGTTCCAGGTCATCGAGTACGCCAGGATGATGGTCGGTACCAAGGCCATCGCCACGCTGTCCACCGGCTACCTGAACGCGCTCGAGTACGCCAAGGAGCGGGTGCAGGGCGCCGACCTGCCGAACATGCTGAACAAGGCCGCGCCGCGGGTGACCATCACGCACCACCCGGACGTTCGCCGCTCGCTGATGCTGCAGAAGGCGTACTCCGAGGGCCTTCGCGCGGTGTACCTGTACACGGCGTCGTTCCAGGACCAGATCTGGACCGGGGAGGGCACCGAGGAGTCGCTGAAGCTGGCCGAGCGGGTGAACGACCTGCTGCTGCCGATCGTCAAGGGGGTCGGCTCCGAGCGGGCCACCGAGCAGCTCGTGCAGTCGCTGCAAACCCTCGGCGGCTCGGGCTTCCTGCAGGACTACCCGATCGAGCAGTACATCCGGGACGCGAAGATCGACTCGCTGTACGAGGGCACCACGGCGATCCAGTCGCTGGACTTCTTCTTCCGCAAGATCGTGCGGGACAAGGGGCAGGCGCTGGCGCACGTCGCCGGGGAGATCACCCAGTTCGTCGAGTCGGAGGCTGGCAACGGCAGGCTGAAGCAGGAGCGCACGCTGCTCAAGCAGGCGCTGGACGACACCCAGGGCATGCTCGGCTCGCTGATCGGCTACCTGACCGCGTCGCAGGACGACCCGCAGAACATCAACAAGGTCGGCCAGCACACCGTGCGGCTGCTGATGTCCGCCGGTGACCTGCTGATCGGCTGGCAGCTGCTCAAGCACGCGGAGATCGCGATCGGCAAGCTGGACAACGGCGCCGGCGCGAAGGACGTGGCGTTCTACGAGGGCAAGGTCGCCGTGGCGTCCTTCTTCGCGAAGAGCGTGCTGCCGGAGCTGACCTCGCGCCGGGTGATCGTCGAGGCCGCCGACAACGACCTGATGGACATCCCCGAAGCCGCTTTCTAG
- a CDS encoding LuxR C-terminal-related transcriptional regulator has protein sequence MTRSIDPSRPQPPGARSLGVAAIDPVPIYRDGLSALVHRTQGLHWVGHAASHHSALQLGEQLRPDVVLVDSGIDPNCHLTKLLATGDPALLIVVLVREVYRNPKYLATAMAAGAHAAVPRSVEPRRLTEAIRRAYVDRRYLDPSLAALTARPKRQPPRPRGEPGEADGTQPPRPQMPLSRREYQVLQLVAEGLENSAIAKILYLSVETVRTHVKSILRKLSARDRTHAVTTAFRSGILVTQPNDSLGPLPEMPASRATGLAGPAT, from the coding sequence ATGACGCGCAGCATCGACCCGAGCAGGCCGCAGCCACCAGGCGCGCGGAGCCTGGGCGTGGCCGCCATCGATCCGGTGCCCATCTACCGGGACGGCCTTTCCGCGCTGGTGCACCGCACGCAGGGGCTGCACTGGGTCGGGCACGCCGCCAGCCACCATTCCGCCCTGCAGCTCGGCGAGCAGCTTCGCCCGGACGTGGTGCTGGTGGACTCCGGGATCGACCCCAACTGCCACCTGACGAAACTGCTGGCCACCGGCGACCCGGCGCTGCTCATCGTGGTGCTGGTGCGCGAGGTCTACCGCAACCCGAAGTACCTGGCCACCGCGATGGCGGCGGGCGCGCACGCGGCGGTGCCCCGGTCCGTCGAACCCCGCCGGCTGACCGAGGCGATCCGGCGGGCCTATGTGGACCGCCGGTACCTCGACCCGTCGCTGGCCGCGCTGACCGCGCGCCCGAAGCGGCAGCCGCCGCGCCCGCGCGGCGAACCCGGCGAGGCCGACGGCACCCAGCCACCGAGACCGCAGATGCCGCTGTCCCGCCGCGAGTACCAGGTGCTGCAGCTGGTGGCCGAGGGTCTGGAGAACTCGGCGATCGCGAAGATCCTCTACCTTTCGGTGGAAACCGTCCGCACCCACGTGAAGAGCATTCTGCGCAAACTGTCCGCCCGCGACCGGACACACGCGGTGACCACCGCGTTCCGGAGCGGGATATTGGTCACACAGCCCAACGATTCACTCGGGCCGCTCCCGGAAATGCCTGCTTCCAGGGCCACCGGCCTGGCCGGACCGGCCACCTGA
- the mug gene encoding G/U mismatch-specific DNA glycosylase, protein MRDRPTKQQLADAENSTIPDVLAPGLDVLFCGINPGLYSGATGHHFARPGNRFWPALHGGGFTPRLFHPSEQDQLPELGLGITNVVARASARADELSPRELRDGGVRLAAKVAEYRPRWLAVVGITAYRTAFGRPKATVGRQHEPIGGAAVWVLPNPSGLNAHWTAAALANEFGRLKAALHSQ, encoded by the coding sequence ATGCGCGACCGCCCGACCAAGCAGCAGCTCGCCGACGCCGAGAACAGCACCATCCCCGACGTGCTCGCGCCCGGGCTGGACGTGCTGTTCTGCGGCATCAACCCCGGGCTGTACTCGGGTGCGACCGGCCACCACTTCGCGCGGCCGGGCAACCGGTTCTGGCCCGCACTGCACGGGGGCGGGTTCACCCCGCGGCTGTTCCATCCCAGCGAGCAGGACCAGCTGCCGGAACTCGGGCTCGGCATCACCAACGTGGTCGCGCGGGCCTCCGCCCGCGCGGACGAGCTGAGCCCGCGGGAACTGCGGGACGGCGGGGTGCGGCTGGCCGCGAAGGTCGCCGAGTACCGGCCCCGCTGGCTGGCCGTGGTCGGGATCACCGCGTATCGGACCGCTTTTGGCCGTCCAAAAGCGACAGTGGGCAGACAGCACGAGCCGATCGGCGGCGCCGCGGTGTGGGTTCTGCCCAATCCCAGTGGGCTGAACGCGCATTGGACCGCGGCCGCACTGGCGAACGAGTTCGGCCGGTTGAAGGCAGCGCTCCACTCTCAGTAG
- a CDS encoding VOC family protein, with protein sequence MSSRILAIALDAADPDELARFWAAALGLAPLRHWHDARGVRYVEIGEDGKEVLLFQAVPDRKSVKNRMHLDVVPTEGGQYDEVRRLVALGARELSDEPDFPWVVLADPEGNEFCVLPPGS encoded by the coding sequence ATGAGCAGCCGGATACTCGCGATCGCATTGGACGCCGCCGATCCCGACGAGCTCGCCCGCTTCTGGGCCGCCGCGCTGGGCCTGGCGCCGCTTCGCCACTGGCACGACGCGCGTGGCGTGCGTTATGTCGAGATCGGCGAGGACGGCAAGGAAGTGCTGCTCTTCCAGGCGGTCCCCGACCGGAAGTCGGTGAAGAACCGGATGCACCTGGACGTGGTGCCCACCGAAGGCGGCCAGTACGACGAGGTGCGCCGGCTGGTCGCGCTCGGCGCCCGTGAGCTGTCCGACGAGCCGGACTTTCCGTGGGTGGTGCTGGCCGATCCGGAGGGCAACGAGTTCTGCGTGCTGCCGCCCGGTAGCTGA
- a CDS encoding VanZ family protein, whose translation MTTAQVTALGYGLLGFFAIWATVLVPQLIVQQARLGRVDPRRLAGTAAVILYGCLALAVVLLPLPGPNSRQLEQTIQLNPFQWVTDIGTELHKHELSPTIEHALTSQTFQQLAMNVLLFVPIGLFARTMWRRGIVGAGLIGFAVSLAVEITQVTANFGTAPFVYRIFDVDDLISNTGGALLGWVAAALFLALRRNNNRSAVDVQPAGSGHVDFAESR comes from the coding sequence ATGACAACAGCGCAGGTGACAGCCCTGGGATACGGCCTGCTCGGATTCTTCGCGATCTGGGCGACCGTCCTCGTTCCGCAGTTGATCGTGCAGCAGGCCCGGCTCGGCAGGGTGGACCCGCGACGGCTGGCGGGCACCGCCGCGGTGATCCTTTACGGCTGCCTCGCGCTGGCCGTGGTGCTGCTGCCGCTGCCCGGCCCGAACAGCCGCCAGCTCGAGCAGACCATCCAGCTGAACCCGTTCCAGTGGGTCACCGACATCGGCACCGAGCTGCACAAGCACGAGCTCTCGCCGACGATCGAGCACGCGCTGACCTCACAGACCTTCCAGCAGCTCGCGATGAACGTGCTGCTGTTCGTGCCCATCGGCCTCTTCGCCAGGACGATGTGGCGCCGGGGCATCGTCGGCGCCGGGCTGATCGGCTTCGCCGTGTCGCTGGCCGTCGAGATCACCCAGGTGACCGCCAACTTCGGCACCGCGCCGTTCGTCTACCGGATCTTCGACGTGGACGACCTGATCAGCAACACCGGCGGCGCGCTGCTCGGCTGGGTCGCCGCCGCGCTGTTCCTCGCGCTGCGCCGGAACAACAACCGTTCAGCGGTCGACGTGCAGCCGGCTGGGAGTGGACACGTCGACTTCGCCGAGTCGCGCTAA
- a CDS encoding GNAT family N-acetyltransferase, with protein sequence MRPLPIGRGKSVAAVPRLCEAGVMVDIRLLGTGEWELLREVRLAALLDAPESFASTYQDALALTDQEWLDRLRTIVYFVAMDGSRPIGMVGGMPDSTEWFVISMWVAPEGRRRGLAAALLGAVTEEAQRHGASAVALQVNEHNAAARRVYERLGFAGTGEWETLWRGDAYRRERMRLPVAN encoded by the coding sequence ATGCGACCGCTGCCGATCGGCCGCGGAAAGTCGGTGGCCGCCGTCCCGCGGCTGTGTGAAGCTGGGGTCATGGTCGACATCCGGCTGCTGGGCACCGGTGAATGGGAGTTGTTGCGTGAGGTTCGGCTGGCCGCGCTGCTCGACGCGCCGGAGTCGTTCGCCTCGACCTACCAGGACGCGCTTGCGTTGACCGACCAGGAATGGCTGGACCGGCTGCGCACCATCGTCTACTTCGTCGCGATGGACGGGTCGCGGCCGATCGGCATGGTCGGTGGCATGCCGGACTCGACCGAATGGTTCGTGATCTCGATGTGGGTGGCGCCGGAGGGACGGCGTCGCGGGCTGGCCGCGGCCTTGCTCGGCGCGGTCACCGAGGAGGCGCAGCGGCACGGCGCGTCGGCGGTCGCCCTGCAGGTCAACGAGCACAACGCGGCGGCCCGCCGGGTCTACGAGCGGCTCGGTTTCGCCGGCACCGGTGAGTGGGAAACGTTGTGGCGCGGTGACGCCTACCGGCGCGAGCGGATGCGGCTGCCGGTCGCGAACTGA